A single Brienomyrus brachyistius isolate T26 chromosome 11, BBRACH_0.4, whole genome shotgun sequence DNA region contains:
- the LOC125751973 gene encoding semaphorin-4B-like: MGSLYMLLGVTLLVTDVYQVTAADSDVTPRLSFPYNSEERAARRFSAPGVFNYTSVLLSQEDGMLYVGARELLFSLNLSNISRPELHRNLTWRTPQNRREECSFKGKDLQTDCFNYIKILLRFNSTHLYMCGTYAFSPLCVYINTSDFSLVMTKTGEIVTEDGKSRCPFNPEYKSTAIMVDEELYAGTVSNFQGNEPVIYKSLGQGTALKTENSLKWLQDPAFVGSAYIHESLPSDNPLGDDDKIYFFFSEAGREFDFFDNTVVSRIARVCKGDIGGERVLQKRWTTFLKAQLLCALNDDGFPFNIIRDVFVLKPNRKEDWKETQFYGVFTSQWYRGASGSSAVCSFTMDQVQAAFRGRYREVSRETQQWYTYNHAVPEPRPGACITNAVRALNISSSLQMPDKVLNFVKDHFLMDSAVRSAPLLLKRSVTYTQIAVHRVRALRGTYDVLFVGTDDGKLHKAISTKGKMHVIEELVLFSEPQPVTHIELDSVKGLLYVSSYSGILELPVANCSNYQSCGDCVLSRDPYCAWTGRECADVRGAPPDSHWQQDVEAADMTATCKRFPLSHPPGRKTAVHVSVCQEVVIPANSFRVLPCDVRSNLAERRWEYSEGARHSVYASPDGGLLVVAQADTEENYACWSVEEGFQQLLANYCVRAEVWQETTTLIGRTRTTQVHRDTIVLPGEARLPSVSTKTYWNELIIVCTLLAFSLLVFSLLVVYRNRGHMKSMLKESECPNIQQMKPRMVSKPVESLPLNGNPLPASSSDHKGYQTLNDNYFCSTPTLDSSPDNSKSFSESERRPLNFKESHVEISPTCPRPRIRLGSEIKDSIV; the protein is encoded by the exons ATGGGGAGTCTGTACATGCTGCTGGGCGTCACGCTCTTGGTGACGGACGTCTATCAGGTGACCGCAGCGGACAGTGATGTCACTCCACGCTTAAGCTTCCCATACA ACTCGGAGGAGAGGGCCGCCAGGCGCTTCTCCGCCCCCGGGGTCTTCAATTACACGTCGGTTCTTCTGAGCCAGGAGGACGGCATGCTGTATGTGGGAGCGAGGGAGCTTCTGTTTTCCCTCAACCTCTCCAACATCAGCCGGCCAGAGCTGCACAGGAAC CTGACATGGAGGACTCCACAGAACAGAAGAGAGGAATGCAGCTTCAAAGGCAAAGATCTGCAG ACCGACTGCTTCAATTACATAAAAATCTTACTGAGGTTCAACAGCACCCATCTGTACATGTGTGGGACGTACGCCTTCAGCCCGCTCTGTGTGTATATC AACACCTCCGACTTCTCTCTGGTCATGACCAAGACAGGGGAGATCGTGACAGAGGATGGAAAGAGCCGCTGCCCCTTTAACCCCGAGTACAAATCCACGGCCATCATGGTCG ATGAGGAGCTGTATGCTGGCACGGTCAGCAACTTCCAGGGAAATGAACCTGTGATCTACAAGAGCCTTGGCCAGGGGACGGCCTTGAAGACCGAGAACTCCCTGAAATGGCTTCAAG ACCCGGCCTTTGTGGGATCGGCTTACATCCACGAGAGCCTCCCCAGTGACAACCCCCTCGGCGATGACGATAAGATTTACTTCTTCTTTAGCGAAGCGGGGCGGGAGTTCGATTTCTTCGACAACACCGTCGTGTCACGCATCGCACGCGTGTGTAAG GGGGACATCGGTGGTGAGAGGGTGCTGCAGAAGCGGTGGACGACTTTCCTGAAGGCCCAGCTGCTCTGCGCTCTGAACGACGATGGCTTCCCCTTTAACATCATCCGGGACGTGTTTGTATTGAAGCCTAACAGGAAGGAGGACTGGAAAGAGACCCAGTTCTACGGCGTGTTCACATCGCAGTG GTACAGGGGAGCTTCCGGAAGCTCAGCTGTGTGCTCCTTCACCATGGACCAGGTGCAGGCCGCCTTCAGGGGTCGATACCGTGAGGTCAGCCGCGAGACACAGCAGTGGTACACCTACAACCATGCTGTGCCTGAGCCGCGGCCTGGAGCG TGCATCACCAATGCAGTGCGAGCCCTGAACATCTCCTCCTCGCTGCAAATGCCAGACAAGGTGCTGAACTTCGTGAAGGACCACTTCCTGATGGACAGTGCGGTACGCAGTGCCCCCCTGCTGCTGAAACGCAGCGTGACGTACACGCAGATCGCCGTGCATCGTGTGCGCGCCCTCAGAGGGACCTACGACGTCCTCTTCGTCGGCACAG ATGATGGAAAGCTGCACAAAGCTATCAGCACGAAGGGCAAGATGCACGTCATCGAGGAGCTGGTGCTCTTCTCTGAACCTCAGCCGGTCACGCACATAGAACTGGACTCTGTCAAG GGCTTGCTCTATGTGTCCTCCTACTCGGGCATTCTGGAGCTCCCCGTGGCCAATTGCAGTAACTACCAGAGCTGTGGCGACTGTGTTCTTTCACGGGACCCTTACTGCGCCTGGACGGGGAGGGAGTGTGCAGACGTCAGGGGGGCCCCTCCTGACAG CCATTGGCAGCAGGACGTGGAGGCTGCGGACATGACCGCCACCTGCAAGAGGTTCCCACTCAGCCACCCCCCTGGCAGAAAGACCGCCGTGC ACGTGTCTGTGTGCCAGGAGGTCGTCATTCCGGCCAACAGCTTCCGGGTGCTGCCGTGCGACGTGCGCTCCAACCTGGCAGAAAGGCGGTGGGAATATAGCGAGGGCGCGCGGCACTCCGTGTACGCCAGCCCCGATGGGGGTCTGCTGGTGGTGGCTCAGGCTGACACCGAGGAGAACTACGCCTGCTGGTCTGTGGAGGAGGGTTTCCAGCAGCTGCTGGCCAACTACTGCGTGAGGGCTGAGGTCTGGCAGGAAACCACTACCCTGATAGGTCGCACCCGGACCACCCAGGTCCACAGGGACACTATCGTCCTTCCCGGAGAGGCGCGGCTCCCATCCGTCAGCACCAAGACCTACTGGAATGAGCTGATCATTGTCTGCACTCTGCTGGCTTTCTCCTTGTTGGTCTTCTCCTTGTTGGTGGTCTACAGAAATCGTGGCCACATGAAGTCCATGCTGAAGGAGAGCGAGTGCCCCAACATACAGCAGATGAAGCCCAGGATGGTGAGCAAGCCTGTGGAGAGTTTGCCCCTCAATGGCAACCCCCTACCTGCCTCCTCCTCCGATCACAAAGGCTACCAGACCCTCAACGACAACTACTTCTGCAGCACTCCAACGCTGGACTCCTCCCCTGATAACAGCAAGAGCTTCTCCGAGTCGGAGAGGCGGCCGCTGAACTTCAAGGAGAGTCATGTGGAGATTTCGCCCACCTGCCCACGTCCGCGCATACGACTCGGCTCGGAGATCAAGGATTCGATTGTGTGA